In Dermacentor silvarum isolate Dsil-2018 chromosome 2, BIME_Dsil_1.4, whole genome shotgun sequence, the following proteins share a genomic window:
- the LOC119441030 gene encoding putative nuclease HARBI1 — MPIKTGNIAESPASDPFRLESKMAAFLLVLAAAARQLGRRRGRREAEDAFDMPDDVFRQHFRLRKETVRWLCDEVAEELGGVRSTALSVERQVLCALRFFATGSFQGSVGSEETIGVTQPAVSQCVRRVAEAIVHAGTRNKWIHFPRTSAEKAAVKEGFLRRGGIPGVIGCVDGSFIAIIAPKGDNKAAYMCRKGFYALNSMFICDAGMRILAVDALRPGSDHDAYVWRTTWLRRRFQEGHIAKAGEHLLGDSGYPLEPWLLTPVPGHPPAHTAEGRYNTAHASMRSVVEGCIGLLKSRFRCLQRYRALHYEPDRAANIVAACAVLHNLCLDEGDSAFDEVDDDDSSNSSSDDANGGPLPLVVPRARAARIMYLKGCAARDNVITLFGTTRQQHQHYLRRVRRRLRRQQHRQQQ, encoded by the exons ATGCCGATCAAAACGGGAAACATCGCGGAATCACCGGCGAGTGACCCGTTCCGTTTGGAATCAAAAATGGCGGCGTTCTTGCtggtgctggcggcggcggctcgtcagCTCGGGCGGAGGCGCGGAAGGAGGGAGGCCGAGGACGCGTTTGACATGCCAGACGACGTGTTTCGGCAGCACTTTCGTCTGAGGAAGGAAACTGTGCGGTGGCTGTGCGACGAAGTGGCGGAGGAGCTCGGAGGCGTGCGATCAACAGCGCTGTCGGTGGAGCGACAAGTGTTGTGCGCGTTGCGTTTCTTCGCGACGGGCAGTTTTCAGGGGTCCGTTGGGAGCGAGGAGACGATAGGCGTGACGCAGCCTGCGGTCAGCcagtgcgtgcgacgcgtggcgGAGGCAATCGTCCACGCCGGGACTCGCAACAAGTGGATCCACTTCCCGAGGACGTCGGCGGAAAAAGCGGCCGTGAAAGAAGGGTTCCTTCGACGCGGCGGCATTCCCGGCGTCATCGGCTGCGTGGACGGCAGCTTTATTGCCATCATCGCACCGAAGGGCGACAACAAGGCGGCATACATGTGCCGCAAGggcttctatgcccttaacagcaTGTTC ATTTGCGACGCAGGCATGCGGATTCTGGCCGTCGACGCTCTGCGACCGGGGTCGGATCACGACGCATACGTCTGGAGAACGACGTGGTTGCGTCGTCGTTTCCAGGAGGGACATATTGCCAAGGCCGGCGAGCACCTCCTCG gtgacagcggctaccccCTGGAACCATGGCTCCTGACTCCGGTCCCAGGCCATCCTCCCGCTCACACTGCAGAAGGCAGGTACAACACTGCACACGCTTCCATGCGGTCCGTAGTGGAAGGCTGCATTGGACTTCTGAAGAGCCGCTTCCGCTGCCTTCAGAGGTACCGTGCCCTCCACTATGAACCAGACCGCGCAGCCAACATCGTTGCAGCGTGTGCAGTGTTGCACAATTTGTGTCTTGATGAAGGTGACAGTGCGTTTGatgaggttgatgatgatgacagcagcaacagcagcagtgacgatGCAAACGGTGGCCCCCTCCCACTTGTAGTTCCCCGAGCGAGGGCAGCACGCATAATGTACCTGAAAGGATGTGCTGCCCGTGACAATGTAATTACATTATTCGGAACCACacggcagcagcaccagcactacCTGCGAAGGGTGCGAAGACGGCTGCGTCGGCAGCAGCACCGACAGCAGCAGTAA